The Xiphias gladius isolate SHS-SW01 ecotype Sanya breed wild chromosome 7, ASM1685928v1, whole genome shotgun sequence genome window below encodes:
- the mtus2b gene encoding microtubule-associated tumor suppressor candidate 2, translating to MCERGESFSEGELRNNNQQGGVLADGDANANDIRTEDGGRTGDTGTLSGPMTETAEQDKVIVWGTDSQCDDPELAEFEMLECQELEAYLVEEGEDFVGLADRKENEATAGQTTDNNSRDKHSVSEQESSAPRVSQSRETSRTELSSETDVFVSCLTTISSMATAMDTVGRTHTTDSWNIASGPYSTISEDLTLASQTCNTVSERGQASQQADHPSLSSRKSTTHQKDVDINLNSAVHSEDVVSQAQMSKTVVSSEDVIDEHRKNNNQRNKSGSTISEGDCDRGRSAKHKAVLTTKKSHVESNTKMDKSTQADEAPDVSYSPTKTGTKETQSSVQSKAIKKQGSFDNTLKKQNSFDKTFKKQPSFENTLKKQLSFDNTLKKPGSFENSVTSNSSSLERRRPWGSPSRPATPTSSKTTSCSPKRRPPGSPAKVQGVRALSLERSRSPQRGLSQTVKPLGKALSSGIPKPVMPQQKEPEPRRSSPQKPKNVRPKIITYVRANLQAKPQVTDAPHEASTHPMRPSSYSSPPAHKDPKVGPQPKSTPVLCSSNLLFDKYRQEMQKAWHHPPGMAGTGVKPPSSNIPQRLSGKSDSFHEEVPEKYLQEHVSQEGGGVYRSPRALRPQLGLGAVTRQPAARTRVQQTGRRLAPAPGQSAPAAGGSTQGSAGEQKRSGPETTPKSLLPKPGQSGLRPPGFSTLPAARLAAFGFVRSSSVSSVSSNQSNDSSHSDPCRPSQHPSSGSDDTPLHKATPTPSEGSHAQSRPQPPNAPSLQRRTLPPQRCSPLASRREMPKNTEAVMPPKSSPKRFAVVSPKPQSPACGRTAAVHGSVRTDRAQELDRAMIQQLRERCEQQALQLQSLQAQLKKASLCLDVFSITTQHFCHKSESAVVKERELSLELARIRDEVAFSVAHWEQLQQEKEELERRFEAELQGLRAQQQRELGALEEQLKAQHKAETGSLQAQQRAELEELGVKQQEQIEEISENHEASLMEIETAHNDTLATLQEEHARTVKNLKMAHEQQRKSLEEEFEKIRLSLQDQVDTLTFQNRSLRDRAKRFEEALRKSTDEQIVDALAPYKHIEEDLKSLKDVLEMKNQQIHQQELKISELEKIQAEKNVYLEERVQVLQQQNEDLKERIDKNLAVSRQLSEENANLQVHVEKESNEKKRLSRTNEELLWRLQTGELSPRMSPSSSPVHRPSSGPGSPARPHSYHQ from the exons ATGTGCGAGCGAGGGGAGTCCTTCAGTGAGGGGGAGCTAAGGAATAACAACCAGCAGGGTGGTGTGCTGGCTGATGGCGATGCCAACGCTAATGATATCCGGACAGAGGATGGTGGGAGGACGGGCGATACCGGAACTCTGTCGGGGCCGATGACTGAAACAGCGGAGCAGGACAAAGTCATCGTCTGGGGTACAGACTCCCAGTGTGATGACCCTGAACTGGCTGAGTTTGAGATGCTGGAGTGTCAGGAGCTGGAGGCGTACCTCGTTGAGGAGGGAGAAGACTTTGTCGGGCTTGCAGACCGGAAAGAGAATGAAGCCACAGCAGGACAGACAACAGATAATAATAGTAGGGATAAGCATAGTGTCAGTGAGCAAGAATCCAGTGCCCCTCGGGTCTCTCAGAGCAGAGAGACGTCCAGAACTGAGTTAAGCTCTGAAACTGATGTCTTTGTGTCCTGTCTGACCACCATTTCAAGCATGGCCACTGCTATGGACACTGTTGGCAGGACCCACACAACAGACTCCTGGAACATTGCCTCTGGTCCTTACTCAACCATCTCAGAAGACCTGACTCTGGCTTCCCAGACTTGCAACACCGTCTCTGAGAGAGGCCAGGCCTCTCAACAAGCTGATcatccttccctctcctctagAAAAAGCACAACACATCAGAAAGATGTGGACATTAATTTGAATTCAGCAGTTCACTCAGAGGATGTTGTATCGCAGGCACAAATGAGTAAAACAGTTGTTTCAAGTGAGGATGTCATTGATGAGCACAGGAAGAACAATAATCAGAGAAATAAATCAGGCAGCACCATTTCAGAGGGAGATTGTGATCGGGGGAGAAGCGCAAAGCACAAGGCTGTACTCActacaaaaaaatctcatgTAGAAAGCAACACTAAAATGGATAAAAGCACACAAGCTGATGAGGCCCCTGATGTGAGCTACAGCCCAACCAAAACAGGTACAAAGGAGACTCAGTCATCAGTTCAATCCAAAGCCATAAAGAAACAGGGATCATTtgataacacattaaaaaaacaaaactcttttgACAAGACTTTTAAAAAGCAGCCTTCATTTGAGAATACTTTAAAGAAGCAGCTCTCTTTTGATAACACTTTAAAAAAGCCAGGCTCTTTTGAGAACAGCGTCACCTCCAACTCTTCAAGtctagagaggaggaggccatGGGGAAGCCCTAGTCGACCAGCAACTCCTACTTCCTCTAAAACTACCTCCTGTTCGCCCAAGAGACGACCGCCTGGTTCTCCAGCCAAGGTCCAGGGCGTCAGGGCACTGAGCTTGGAGCGTAGCCGCTCCCCTCAGAGAGGCTTAAGTCAAACAGTCAAACCACTGGGTAAGGCGCTGAGCAGTGGCATCCCCAAGCCTGTCATGCCTCAGCAGAAAGAACCTGAACCCAGGAGGTCTTCTCCCCAGAAGCCCAAAAATGTGCGACCAAAAATCATCACCTATGTCAGGGCGAATCTTCAAGCAAAACCGCAAGTCACAGATGCCCCGCATGAAGCCTCTACACACCCAATGAGACCATCCTCCTACTCCAGCCCACCAGCTCATAAAGATCCAAAGGTTGGTCCTCAACCTAAATCCACACCAGTGCTATGTTCCTCCAACCTGCTGTTTGACAAATATCGACAGGAGATGCAGAAGGCGTGGCACCATCCTCCAGGCATGGCTGGCACTGGGGTGAAACCTCCAAGCAGCAACATCCCTCAAAGGCTGAGCGGGAAGTCGGACAGCTTTCATGAGGAAGTGCCAGAGAAATATCTCCAAGAG CATGTTTCTCAGGAAGGCGGCGGTGTCTACCGCTCACCCAGAGCTCTGAGGCCTCAGCTGGGGTTAGGGGCAGTCACCAGGCAACCTGCAGCCAGGACAAGAGTCCAGCAAACGGGTCGAAGGCTAGCCCCGGCCCCAGGCCAGTCTGCTCCGGCAGCTGGGGGATCCACCCAGGGCTCTGCAG GAGAGCAAAAGAGGTCAGGTCCAGAGACTACCCCCAAGAGCCTCCTGCCCAAACCAGGCCAGTCTGGTCTCCGTCCTCCAGGCTTCTCCACCCTGCCAGCTGCGCGTCTGGCCGCCTTCGGCTTCGTCCGGAGCTCCAGTGTCTCGTCTGTGTCCAGCAACCAGTCTAACGACAGCAGTCACAGCGATCCCTGTCGACCCTCTCAGC ATCCCAGCAGTGGCAGCGATGACACACCTCTACACAAAGCCACACCAACCCCCAGTGAAGGATCCCACGCTCAGAGCCGGCCTCAGCCTCCCAATGCCCCGAGCCTCCAGCGCCGCACGCTGCCCCCGCAGCGCTGCTCCCCACTGG CCTCTAGGAGGGAGATGCCGAAGAACACAGAGGCTGTGATGCCACCGAAGTCCTCCCCTAAAAGATTCGCTGTGGTTTCGCCTAAGCCTCAGTCCCCTG CTTGTGGACGGACGGCAGCAGTCCACGGATCCGTTCGGACTGACAGGGCCCAGGAGCTGGACCGGGCTATGATCCAACAGCTGCGGGAGCGCTGTGAGCAGCAGGCGCTCCAGCTACAGAGCCTTCAGGCCCAGTTAAAGAAGGCCTCTCTGTGCCTGGATGTTTTCAGCATCACTACCCAGCACTTCTGTCACAAG AGTGAGAGCGCCGTTGTGAAAGAGAGGGAACTGTCCCTGGAGCTTGCCAGAATCAGGGATGAAGTGG CTTTCAGTGTTGCACACTGGGAGCAACtgcagcaggagaaggaggaacTGGAGCGGCGTTTTGAGGCCGAGCTGCAGGGACTGCGAGCTcagcagcagagggagctgGGAGCgctggaggagcagctgaagGCGCAGCACAAGGCCGAGACCGGGAGCCTGCAGGCCCAGCAACGAGccgagctggaggagctgggggtCAAACAGCAAGAGCAG ATTGAGGAGATTAGCGAGAACCATGAGGCGTCCTTGATGGAGATCGAGACGGCTCACAATGACACACTGGCCACTCTGCAGGAGGAGCATGCCAGGACTGTGAAGA ATTTGAAGATGGCCCATGAACAGCAGAGGAAGTCTCTGGAAGAAGAGTTTGAAAAGATCAGACTGTCGCTGCAG GATCAGGTGGACACGCTGACGTTTCAGAATCGTAGCCTTAGAGACCGAGCCAAGCGATTTGAGGAAGCTCTTCGCAAGAGCACGGATGAGCAGATAGTG GATGCTCTGGCACCATATAAACACATTGAGGAGGACCTGAAGAGTCTAAAAGATGTCCTGGAGATGAAGAATCAACAAATTCATCAGCAGGAGCTGAAGATTTCAGAACTGGAGAAAATA CAGGCTGAAAAGAATGTGTACCTGGAGGAGAGAGTCCAAGTGTTACAGCAGCAGAACGAAGACCTGAAGGAACGGATAGACAAGAACCTCGCCGTGTCCAG acAACTCTCTGAGGAGAACGCCAACCTGCAAGTGCACGTGGAGAAGGAAAGCAACGAGAAGAAGCGGCTGAGTCGCACTAATGAGGAACTGCTGTGGCGTCTTCAGACAGGCGAGCTGAGCCCGCGCATGTCCCCCAGCTCCTCCCCCGTCCATCGGCCCTCCTCTGGACCAGGCTCCCCTGCCCGCCCACACTCCTACCATCAGTGA
- the stoml3a gene encoding stomatin (EPB72)-like 3a: MELESLFSTPSTDKNSGRLGCFGWLLVIVSLLFITVTFPLTIFMSVKIVKEYERAVIFRLGRITDRKPKGPGLFFVLPCTDNFVKVDLRTVSFDIPPQEILTKDSVTVSVDGVVYFRIHCPISSVANVSNAHSSTRLLAQTTLRNVLGTKNLAELLSDREGISLSMQEALDEATDPWGIKVERVEIKDVKLPQQLQRAMAAEAEASREARAKIIAAEGEMKASRALKEASLVIAEAPSALQLRYLQTLNSIAAEKNSTIIFPLPIDMLQSFMQRK; the protein is encoded by the exons ATGGAATTGGAGTCCT TGTTTTCCACTCCCTCTACAGATAAAAACTCCGGGAGACTGGGCTGTTTCGGTTGGCTGCTGGTCATCGTATCCCTCCTCTTTATAACAGTAACCTTCCCGCTCACAATATTTATGAGTGTTAAG ATAGTGAAGGAGTATGAGCGAGCCGTCATTTTTAGACTCGGCCGGATCACCGACAGGAAGCCTAAAGGGCCAG GACTTTTCTTCGTTCTGCCCTGCACCGATAACTTTGTGAAAGTGGATCTGAGAACCGTGTCCTTTGACATCCCACCACAAGAg ATCCTAACCAAAGACTCAGTAACAGTGTCTGTGGACGGCGTGGTGTACTTCCGCATACATTGCCCGATCTCATCGGTGGCCAATGTGTCCAACGCACACTCATCTACACGGCTGTTGGCTCAAACCACCCTGAGGAATGTACTCGGTACCAAAAACCTTGCAGAGCTGTTGTCTGACAGAGAGGGCATATCGCTCAGTATGCAG GAAGCTCTGGATGAAGCCACTGATCCCTGGGGCATTAAGGTGGAACGTGTGGAGATCAAGGACGTGAAGTTGcctcagcagctgcagagagccatggcagcagaggcagaggccAGCCGGGAGGCCAGAGCGAAG atCATCGCTGCCGAGGGAGAGATGAAGGCCTCCAGGGCCCTGAAAGAAGCCTCTCTGGTGATCGCTGAGGCACCCTCTGCTCTCCAGCTGCGGTACCTGCAGACCCTCAACAGCATCGCAGCAGAGAAGAACTCAACCATCATCTTCCCTCTGCCCATAGATATGTTGCAGAGTTTCATGCAGAGGAAGTGA
- the slc25a15a gene encoding solute carrier family 25 member 15a produces MAPHPVVQAIIDFTAGAIGGTACVLSGQPFDTTKVKMQTFPTTYRGFTHCFLSTFGQVGLRGLYKGTTPALIANISENAVLFLSYGLCQDAVRFLSRMEKGTELSDLQKASAGSLASIFSAMAICPTELVKCRLQAMHEMETSGKIASGQRSTVWRVVEMVLKADGPLGFYQGLTSTIVREVPGYFCFFGAYELCRSTFAQKMGTDKDGIGILPLMFSGGFGGACLWLMVYPIDCVKSRIQVYSLAGRQEGFMKTFMGIIRTEGFTALYSGLTPTMIRTFPANGALFLAYEFSRKFMTEAVGA; encoded by the exons GTGGTACAGCCTGCGTGCTGAGCGGCCAGCCGTTCGACACCACGAAGGTGAAGATGCAGACCTTCCCCACCACGTACCGCGGCTTCACCCACTGCTTCTTGTCGACCTTCGGGCAGGTGGGACTCCGTGGTCTGTACAAGGGCACGACCCCGGCCCTTATAGCCAACATCAGTGAGAACGCTGTGCTCTTCCTGAGCTATGGCCTCTGCCAGGATGCGGTCCGCTTCCTGTCCAGGATGGAGAAAGGGACGGAACTCAG TGACCTACAGAAGGCGTCAGCAGGGTCTTTAGCCTCCATCTTCTCTGCCATGGCAATTTGCCCCACTGAGCTGGTGAAATGTCGCTTGCAGGCCATGCACGAAATGGAAACATCTGGCAAGATTGCAAGCGGACAGAGGAG CACAGTGTGGAGAGTGGTGGAGATGGTCTTGAAGGCAGATGGTCCCCTGGGTTTCTACCAAGGACTGACATCCACCATCGTGAGGGAGGTACCAGGTTACTTCTGCTTTTTCGGGGCCTATGAACTGTGTCGGTCTACATTTGCACAGAAGATGGGCACAGATAAAGACGGTATAG GTATTCTTCCACTCATGTTCAGCGGCGGATTTGGGGGAGCTTGTCTTTGGTTGATGGTTTATCCCATAGACTGCGTGAAGTCCAGGATCCAGGTGTACTCCTTAGCTGGGAGGCAAGAGGGCTTCATGAAAACCTTCATGGGTATCATACGCACTGAAG GGTTCACTGCTCTGTACTCGGGCCTGACACCAACCATGATACGCACCTTCCCTGCCAACGGAGCCCTCTTCCTGGCCTATGAGTTTAGTCGCAAGTTTATGACGGAGGCGGTCGGTGCCTGA